DNA from Pajaroellobacter abortibovis:
GAGTGGAACAAGAGGGGGGTAGGAAAGTTTTCTGTGGGTGATCAAAACGAGTGCGAGAAGATATCCGCTGGCCAGTAGAGCCCACAGAGGATGATAGATCCGGAGGCGGAGAAAGAGATGTGCGGTGGGGAGAAAATCTGCAGAAATCCCCTCCGTGAGCATTTGGCTTGGGAAGAGGGTATCTCCCAGGGCGGCGATGGATCCTGTTGCTGCTACGCCTAAGGCGCTCAAGAGTCCTGTTGCTATGCATATTGCGAGAGTTCGATTTTGTTGGATGCGTGGAGGGGGATTCCCTGAACTCAGCCATGCAGTTAAAGCGAGAGAAGCAACCAGAAGAAACGTATTAATCAAGTGTAAGAAAGTGGATAGACCTCGCTTAAGGGAAGTATTTTGTGCGACTAGCTCGAGGAGGACGAGGACTGCTCCTATCAGTGCTTCCATGATCAGAAAGATGAGGGAAGCAACGGCGCCGTAACGAAGAGGAGCCCCTTTAGAACTCACGCGGAAGGCGCTCCATGTCAACCAGACCACCAAGACGAGAGCAACAAAACTAGTGATGCGGTGTCCGAATTCAATCCAGGTAGACATCACTGTGGTGTGG
Protein-coding regions in this window:
- a CDS encoding COX15/CtaA family protein codes for the protein MLQSIRSFTRLAWFTLAYHVLVILWGAFVRATGSGAGCGYHWPQCNGQLIPHTTVMSTWIEFGHRITSFVALVLVVWLTWSAFRVSSKGAPLRYGAVASLIFLIMEALIGAVLVLLELVAQNTSLKRGLSTFLHLINTFLLVASLALTAWLSSGNPPPRIQQNRTLAICIATGLLSALGVAATGSIAALGDTLFPSQMLTEGISADFLPTAHLFLRLRIYHPLWALLASGYLLALVLITHRKLSYPPLVPLGHSLIGCTILQAMLGFFNMALLAPIPLQLIHLLIANIMWILLVLWATRALAFPQ